A part of Leifsonia xyli subsp. xyli str. CTCB07 genomic DNA contains:
- a CDS encoding phage portal protein, translating into MSLFQKRSNGDSPFPVPPVSPFLGVSLFGGTTSDQSMRIAGVWACVRLLAETVSMMPLHAFTVRNGVHVPITDPPLIQRPAARDTMQDWLYQLMVSMLLRGNGYGQIVAHDRYGYPVQIEILDLERVSMSQDTTGVWTYTVNGVTVDSSTIFHIPAFRMPGNPKGLSPIAYAARTLGTVTAAESFGQGFFTDGAHPSSILTTDQPVSEENAQKIKARLVAAVNGREPAVLGAGVKWQAVQVTPEESQFLATQQFGISQIARIFGVPAELIGGGAPGSSITYANVTQRAMDYLTYSVQPWLTRIESAMFPLMPKRQHVRFDTSELVRLDPEAKWRVNAEKLNTASASINEVRADDDAPPVEWGDKPYLPAVKTTAAGIALQVGDQPGSGKATISATDDKPEETKPPTNGEPHGSH; encoded by the coding sequence ATGAGTCTGTTCCAGAAGCGTTCCAACGGTGATTCGCCGTTCCCTGTCCCGCCCGTCTCACCGTTCCTGGGGGTGTCGCTGTTCGGCGGCACCACCTCCGACCAGTCGATGCGGATCGCCGGGGTGTGGGCGTGTGTGCGTCTGCTCGCGGAGACCGTGTCGATGATGCCGTTGCATGCTTTCACGGTCCGTAATGGTGTGCATGTTCCGATCACGGACCCCCCTTTGATCCAGCGGCCGGCTGCACGTGACACCATGCAGGACTGGCTGTACCAGTTGATGGTGTCGATGCTGCTGCGCGGCAACGGGTATGGGCAGATCGTCGCCCACGACCGGTACGGGTATCCGGTGCAGATCGAGATCCTCGACCTTGAACGGGTGTCGATGTCACAGGACACGACCGGTGTGTGGACGTACACGGTGAATGGGGTCACCGTCGATTCGTCGACCATTTTCCATATTCCCGCGTTCCGGATGCCCGGTAACCCGAAGGGGCTGTCACCGATCGCATACGCTGCCCGCACACTGGGCACGGTGACGGCGGCGGAGTCGTTCGGGCAGGGATTCTTCACGGACGGCGCGCACCCGTCGTCGATTCTCACCACGGATCAGCCCGTTTCGGAGGAGAACGCGCAGAAGATCAAGGCGCGTCTGGTGGCGGCGGTGAACGGTCGCGAACCGGCCGTGCTCGGTGCGGGGGTGAAGTGGCAGGCGGTGCAGGTCACCCCGGAGGAGTCGCAGTTCCTTGCGACGCAGCAGTTCGGGATCTCGCAGATCGCCCGCATCTTCGGTGTGCCGGCCGAACTCATCGGCGGCGGTGCGCCTGGGTCGTCAATCACGTACGCCAACGTGACGCAGCGGGCGATGGACTACCTGACGTATTCGGTGCAACCGTGGCTGACCCGGATCGAGTCGGCGATGTTCCCGCTGATGCCGAAACGGCAGCACGTCCGGTTCGACACCTCCGAGCTGGTGCGCCTGGACCCTGAGGCGAAGTGGCGGGTCAACGCGGAGAAGCTGAACACTGCATCCGCGTCGATCAACGAGGTACGCGCGGACGACGACGCGCCCCCGGTTGAGTGGGGGGACAAGCCGTACTTGCCGGCGGTGAAGACCACGGCGGCGGGTATCGCCCTTCAGGTTGGTGACCAGCCCGGTTCGGGTAAAGCGACGATCTCCGCCACTGACGACAAGCCTGAGGAAACGAAGCCTCCGACGAATGGAGAACCCCATGGGTCTCATTGA
- a CDS encoding HK97 family phage prohead protease, translated as MGLIEQRSAHYGAKPREMRLRLTNPEIRDNGDGSINLVGYASVTDSPYEVNDMWGSYMETIARGAFAKSLQESEDVRLLVNHDGIPLARTRSGTLNLHEITDPLADPQGRGQTGLWSEAPNLDPASPLVQTVASAMRRGDLSEMSFAFSALRQTWNADYTEREVNECHLFDVSVVTYPANPATSASLRDGDATDQAADTVLTDEERAGEESAGQVYPEATEAQERSLALARARAASRH; from the coding sequence ATGGGTCTCATTGAGCAGCGCAGCGCCCACTATGGCGCGAAGCCACGCGAGATGCGCCTCCGGCTGACGAATCCAGAGATCCGGGACAACGGTGACGGGTCGATCAACCTCGTCGGCTATGCGTCGGTGACGGACTCGCCGTACGAGGTGAACGACATGTGGGGCTCATATATGGAGACGATCGCGCGGGGCGCGTTCGCCAAGAGCCTGCAGGAGTCGGAAGACGTGCGCCTGCTCGTGAACCACGACGGCATCCCGCTCGCCCGCACCCGTTCCGGCACGCTGAACCTCCACGAGATCACCGACCCGCTCGCCGACCCTCAGGGGCGTGGCCAGACGGGTCTGTGGTCGGAGGCGCCGAACCTCGACCCAGCGTCGCCGCTGGTGCAGACGGTGGCGTCGGCGATGCGTCGCGGTGACCTGTCAGAGATGTCGTTCGCGTTCTCTGCCCTCCGGCAGACATGGAACGCCGACTACACCGAGCGCGAGGTGAACGAGTGCCACCTGTTCGACGTTTCGGTGGTCACCTACCCGGCGAACCCGGCAACATCGGCGAGTCTCCGCGACGGAGACGCCACGGACCAGGCCGCTGACACGGTTCTCACGGACGAAGAGCGAGCCGGTGAGGAATCAGCCGGGCAGGTATACCCGGAGGCCACAGAGGCGCAGGAGCGCAGTCTCGCGCTTGCGCGAGCTCGCGCCGCGTCCCGCCACTAA
- a CDS encoding phage major capsid protein encodes MSALIAQLEERRASLIQERDGILDSATAETFTPEVEARVGEHNTEINTLEERVGELRAQAEREDRARHLAPVVVGGEPNPVYRRDDTGVSFFRDIFNAQTRGDVQARERLAASQESRALSTSAGAGGQFAPPEWLIEDFVAFARPGRVYADGVQHDELPSGVSSINLPTVNTGAAVAVQATQNTAVASTDLTTSSVSSGITTIAGQQVVSLQLLQQSGIPFDRVVLGDLARAYASGLDVQTLTGSGASGQLQGVIGLPGVNVITYTQASPAFAGAGQFYSQIIQAINAVNTNRFLPATEIYMHPRRWAWVLNALDAQNRPLVVPDGPAFNQPAVQGGVTAQGYAGTLAGLPVKVDPNIPTNLGSGTNQDAVIVQRSDDLWLFESALQSASFDATYANQASILFRVLGYSAFIPNRYPKSIAVITGTGLVTPTF; translated from the coding sequence ATGAGTGCTCTCATCGCTCAGCTCGAGGAGCGTCGTGCGTCTCTCATCCAGGAGCGCGACGGCATCCTCGACTCCGCCACAGCGGAGACGTTCACCCCCGAGGTCGAGGCTCGCGTCGGCGAGCACAACACCGAGATCAACACCCTGGAGGAGCGTGTCGGCGAGCTGCGTGCTCAGGCCGAGCGTGAGGACCGTGCCCGTCACCTCGCGCCGGTCGTGGTCGGCGGCGAGCCGAACCCGGTGTACCGCCGGGACGACACTGGTGTGTCGTTCTTCCGTGACATCTTCAACGCGCAGACCCGCGGCGACGTGCAGGCGCGTGAGCGTCTCGCGGCCTCGCAGGAGTCCCGGGCGCTGTCGACCTCGGCGGGCGCCGGCGGCCAGTTCGCGCCGCCGGAATGGCTTATCGAGGATTTCGTCGCTTTCGCGCGTCCGGGCCGTGTGTATGCGGATGGTGTGCAGCACGACGAGCTTCCCTCGGGCGTATCCTCGATCAACCTGCCGACCGTCAACACCGGTGCCGCCGTCGCGGTGCAGGCGACGCAGAACACCGCGGTCGCTTCCACCGACCTCACCACGAGTTCTGTCTCGTCCGGCATTACCACGATCGCCGGTCAGCAGGTCGTGTCCCTGCAGCTGCTGCAGCAGTCCGGCATTCCCTTCGACCGGGTGGTTCTCGGTGACCTGGCTCGTGCATACGCTTCCGGTTTGGATGTGCAGACCCTCACTGGTTCCGGCGCGTCCGGTCAACTGCAGGGCGTCATCGGTCTGCCTGGTGTGAACGTGATCACCTATACGCAGGCGTCGCCGGCGTTCGCGGGTGCGGGCCAGTTCTACTCGCAGATCATTCAGGCGATCAACGCGGTCAATACCAACCGTTTCCTCCCCGCCACGGAGATCTACATGCATCCGCGCCGGTGGGCGTGGGTGCTGAACGCGCTCGACGCGCAGAACCGTCCCCTGGTTGTCCCGGACGGTCCGGCGTTCAACCAGCCCGCCGTTCAGGGCGGCGTCACCGCCCAGGGCTATGCGGGCACCCTCGCCGGCCTGCCGGTGAAGGTCGACCCGAACATCCCCACCAACCTGGGCTCCGGGACCAACCAGGATGCTGTGATCGTGCAGCGCTCCGATGACCTGTGGCTGTTCGAGTCCGCTCTGCAGTCGGCGTCGTTCGACGCCACGTACGCGAACCAGGCGTCGATCCTGTTCCGTGTGCTCGGCTACAGCGCGTTCATCCCGAACCGCTACCCGAAGTCCATCGCCGTGATCACCGGCACTGGCCTGGTGACCCCGACCTTCTGA
- a CDS encoding head-tail connector protein, giving the protein MAAIDIIQLDDAKAQLNIVTNTHDKMLQSMISAASRMWVNRCGPVNTQTFDEWYDGGNPRIIVRNSPIVTITRVEEVIGAVTYTLNLQTLQPGGDLSAWGYSVENTIGQLTRRAAGIAMPFTPGINNVHVAYTAGYTAIPEDIALAVTLLVQHLWETTRGAGRRPGQGGDDQWSPQLGYAWPHRVEEIAASYRTPGIA; this is encoded by the coding sequence ATGGCAGCGATTGACATCATCCAGCTCGACGACGCGAAGGCGCAGCTGAACATCGTCACCAACACCCACGACAAGATGCTGCAGAGCATGATCTCCGCGGCGTCACGGATGTGGGTGAACCGGTGCGGGCCGGTCAATACGCAAACGTTCGACGAGTGGTATGACGGCGGCAACCCGCGCATCATCGTCCGCAACTCTCCCATCGTGACCATCACGAGGGTGGAGGAAGTGATCGGCGCTGTCACGTACACACTAAACCTGCAGACTCTTCAGCCGGGCGGTGACCTCTCCGCGTGGGGTTACTCGGTCGAGAACACCATCGGACAGCTCACCCGCCGCGCCGCGGGCATAGCGATGCCGTTCACTCCTGGCATCAATAACGTGCATGTTGCCTACACCGCCGGATACACGGCTATTCCGGAGGACATTGCCCTGGCCGTCACTTTGCTGGTGCAGCACCTGTGGGAGACGACCCGTGGCGCGGGACGGCGCCCTGGGCAGGGCGGCGACGATCAGTGGTCCCCACAGCTCGGGTATGCGTGGCCGCATCGTGTCGAGGAGATCGCCGCGTCCTATCGGACCCCGGGGATCGCATGA
- a CDS encoding phage tail tube protein, with protein MMSTGTGLAGQVGIATETSYGTAAPPTRFLPISKAQMTKVKNTIGQSWLGAGRLMDLGAGRVVTTRGGKGTFDLDVTNRGMGLLLQALMGTTVTPIQVGSTAAYTQTHALADTVDKSLTVQAGIPDATGIVRPYTFLGAKVTDATFTFEPGKEVTSTFTLDTQDVIESQTLAAASYVAAMRPFVGTDTSVKVGMFGSEAAVSGVKKVTIKIERPQNAARYYLGGQGLKAQPLLNAMTKITGTIEADFIDKTIWADRFASDAPFSLVLEADGLQISASGNFDTFRITLPQCFLDGDTPTLQGPDVVSGSFPFTALFDGANLPTIFTQSADTTL; from the coding sequence ATGATGAGCACCGGAACCGGACTCGCTGGGCAAGTAGGTATCGCCACGGAGACCAGCTATGGCACCGCTGCGCCGCCGACGAGGTTCCTTCCCATCTCGAAGGCGCAGATGACGAAGGTGAAGAACACGATCGGGCAGTCCTGGCTGGGCGCTGGCCGGTTGATGGACCTCGGCGCGGGCCGTGTCGTCACCACCCGCGGCGGTAAGGGCACCTTCGACCTCGATGTCACCAACCGGGGCATGGGATTGCTGCTGCAGGCACTGATGGGAACCACCGTCACCCCGATTCAGGTCGGCTCGACTGCGGCGTACACGCAGACGCATGCCCTCGCGGACACGGTGGACAAATCCCTGACCGTGCAGGCGGGCATCCCCGATGCGACCGGGATAGTGCGCCCGTACACCTTCCTCGGCGCGAAAGTCACCGACGCCACGTTCACGTTCGAGCCCGGCAAAGAAGTCACCTCCACCTTCACTCTCGACACACAAGATGTCATCGAGAGCCAGACCCTCGCCGCGGCGTCGTACGTCGCCGCGATGCGCCCGTTCGTCGGCACCGACACCAGCGTCAAGGTCGGTATGTTCGGGTCCGAGGCGGCCGTGTCCGGTGTGAAGAAGGTCACGATCAAGATCGAGCGCCCCCAGAACGCCGCCCGCTACTACCTCGGCGGCCAGGGATTGAAGGCGCAACCGCTGCTGAACGCGATGACAAAGATCACCGGCACCATCGAAGCGGACTTCATCGACAAGACAATCTGGGCGGACCGGTTCGCGTCCGACGCGCCGTTCTCCTTGGTACTTGAGGCAGACGGGCTGCAGATCAGCGCCTCGGGCAACTTCGACACGTTCCGCATCACACTGCCGCAGTGCTTCCTCGATGGGGACACGCCGACGCTGCAAGGACCAGATGTGGTGTCCGGGTCGTTCCCATTCACCGCCCTGTTCGACGGCGCCAACCTGCCGACGATCTTCACCCAGTCCGCCGACACCACCCTGTAG
- a CDS encoding phage tail domain-containing protein, whose amino-acid sequence MGYLTGPVNTLADYQVEFNGFLMGPGTAYDLPPGCDFFDMAAIKTMDQQRVWADGSWSGPDFAGVLTPTLPMNAHATQAVTLTDALSALRGVLSPQATAGPLWVKLPGMVAQGIPAKVAKRSFPLGLEWYAGSASGAVQFRCPDPAWQSVPRILQLAASGAASSGLSFPLFQAVSTVLDFGVTGLSSAAGTLTNAGNTPAFPYVVVTGPVSGFSIVIDGNTVTYTDTVAAGQTLTIDYRTGYATLTGGVDRTTRLSSRQFSAVTSTSSVFFSAAAGVAAITIADLWR is encoded by the coding sequence ATGGGCTACCTGACTGGGCCGGTGAACACCCTCGCCGATTATCAGGTCGAGTTCAACGGTTTCCTGATGGGGCCGGGCACCGCTTATGACCTTCCGCCGGGGTGTGACTTCTTCGATATGGCCGCGATCAAGACCATGGACCAGCAGCGTGTCTGGGCGGATGGTTCATGGTCTGGTCCGGACTTCGCGGGTGTTCTGACGCCGACCCTGCCGATGAACGCGCATGCCACCCAGGCTGTGACCCTCACGGACGCATTGTCGGCGCTGCGGGGCGTGCTCTCGCCGCAGGCGACGGCGGGGCCGTTGTGGGTGAAACTGCCCGGCATGGTCGCGCAGGGCATCCCCGCGAAAGTCGCCAAGCGCTCATTCCCTCTCGGCCTGGAATGGTATGCCGGATCGGCCAGCGGTGCGGTGCAGTTCCGGTGCCCGGACCCCGCCTGGCAGTCGGTGCCGCGCATCCTGCAACTCGCGGCGTCGGGTGCGGCCTCGTCCGGGCTGTCTTTTCCGCTTTTCCAGGCGGTGTCCACCGTCCTCGACTTCGGTGTGACGGGCCTCTCATCGGCGGCGGGCACGCTCACGAACGCGGGGAACACCCCCGCGTTCCCGTATGTGGTGGTGACTGGTCCGGTATCGGGGTTCTCGATCGTCATCGATGGGAACACGGTCACCTACACGGACACGGTGGCCGCCGGCCAAACGTTGACCATCGACTACAGAACCGGTTACGCGACCCTCACCGGTGGTGTCGACCGGACCACCAGGCTGAGCTCGCGCCAGTTCTCCGCGGTCACGTCCACCAGTTCTGTCTTCTTCTCCGCCGCGGCTGGTGTCGCGGCGATCACCATCGCCGACCTCTGGAGGTAA
- a CDS encoding glycoside hydrolase family 25 protein: MTLLEGVDISYMQGDYTPAGEDFVIINASRANIGLTVGSCYRAQVAGAREAGKHVGHYFFNGNLDPVVCADFFIANLAYEVGDSLWLDVEAEPSTNTAAWDPAQALAFLNQVKTRLGVVPGVYLNKSLMDGMDWSAVVAVGAPLWIASYNPPPPPIRWWPTWTVWQYTSTPIDRNKAQTSLITAFTTPTLLEDDMRIQMIKTGDASGAIGTLNPDGTLDWLTADEFQALTRTGLVEPVHAEGDGTVWGILASRTARLRAQQGGDPVALAKSVSALLVPAVLAGIQANSGLSLTPEQVQAACETAIKDVFAHASA, translated from the coding sequence ATGACCCTGCTTGAGGGTGTTGATATCTCCTATATGCAGGGTGACTACACCCCTGCGGGTGAGGATTTCGTGATCATCAACGCTTCCCGCGCCAACATCGGACTCACCGTGGGGTCCTGCTACCGGGCACAGGTCGCAGGCGCCCGTGAAGCTGGGAAGCATGTTGGGCATTACTTCTTCAACGGGAACCTCGACCCAGTGGTGTGTGCGGACTTCTTTATTGCGAACCTGGCCTATGAGGTGGGGGATTCGCTGTGGCTGGATGTCGAGGCGGAACCGTCAACGAACACGGCAGCCTGGGATCCGGCGCAGGCGCTCGCCTTCCTGAACCAGGTGAAGACCCGTCTCGGGGTGGTCCCGGGCGTGTATCTGAACAAGTCGCTCATGGACGGCATGGACTGGTCCGCCGTCGTCGCCGTCGGCGCGCCCTTGTGGATCGCGTCCTACAACCCGCCCCCACCACCCATCCGGTGGTGGCCCACCTGGACGGTATGGCAGTACACCTCTACCCCCATCGACCGTAACAAAGCCCAAACGTCGCTGATCACGGCTTTCACAACCCCAACCCTTTTGGAGGATGACATGAGGATCCAGATGATCAAGACGGGTGATGCCTCCGGCGCGATCGGCACGTTGAACCCGGACGGGACCCTCGACTGGCTGACCGCGGACGAGTTCCAGGCCCTGACCCGCACGGGCCTGGTCGAGCCCGTCCATGCGGAAGGCGACGGGACGGTGTGGGGCATCCTCGCATCCCGCACCGCACGCCTCCGCGCACAACAGGGCGGCGACCCCGTGGCCCTCGCGAAGTCCGTGTCCGCCCTTCTCGTCCCCGCCGTACTGGCCGGCATCCAGGCCAACAGTGGCCTCTCCCTCACCCCTGAACAAGTCCAGGCCGCGTGCGAGACCGCGATCAAAGACGTATTCGCCCACGCATCCGCCTAG